One window of the Granulicella arctica genome contains the following:
- a CDS encoding alpha/beta hydrolase gives MSSTNCFEPNDPRDIRLWDGPAPGARGDDPCRDVPYLKVFRTWSGSQKPKAAIIVIGGGGYDRLTDTKEQAPVAEYFSQTIGVEAFVLYYRLVQSDGTYRYPTPMWDGQRAVKLIRARAAQLGIDPSHVAVFGFSAGGHLASTLALHSASDFDLPIHDTVDEQRGRPDLLGLGYPVISMDPADVPPSGSYNNLLRDFDGGELRHLQIYLSGEKNVTDRTPPVFLFESMDDARISPQNSVLFVSALRQKNVPVDAHLFPHGEHGAGLAQGILGEEDWPEMYRRWLEAQDFLQR, from the coding sequence GTGAGCTCCACAAATTGTTTTGAACCAAACGACCCCAGGGACATTCGCCTCTGGGACGGTCCGGCGCCCGGCGCTAGGGGCGACGATCCGTGCAGAGATGTTCCCTATCTGAAGGTCTTTCGTACGTGGTCCGGCTCGCAAAAGCCAAAAGCTGCAATTATTGTGATCGGTGGTGGCGGGTATGACCGCTTGACCGACACGAAAGAGCAGGCTCCTGTCGCGGAGTACTTCTCGCAGACGATAGGCGTGGAGGCCTTCGTACTGTACTACCGTCTAGTTCAGTCTGACGGGACTTATCGGTATCCGACACCGATGTGGGATGGGCAACGCGCGGTAAAGCTTATCCGAGCCCGAGCTGCCCAATTGGGTATCGATCCTTCTCATGTCGCAGTTTTCGGCTTCTCCGCCGGAGGACATCTAGCCAGTACCCTTGCGCTTCACTCAGCCAGCGACTTTGATCTTCCAATTCATGACACCGTCGACGAGCAGCGAGGCCGCCCTGACTTGCTTGGCCTGGGCTACCCGGTCATATCGATGGACCCGGCGGATGTTCCGCCCTCTGGTTCCTATAACAATCTTCTGCGAGACTTCGATGGCGGTGAGCTGCGCCATCTGCAGATTTACCTTTCAGGCGAAAAGAATGTCACCGACCGCACCCCACCGGTTTTCCTTTTCGAGAGCATGGATGACGCACGCATCAGCCCGCAGAACAGCGTTCTGTTCGTCTCAGCGCTCCGCCAGAAAAATGTTCCGGTGGATGCTCACCTCTTCCCTCATGGAGAGCATGGTGCCGGTCTTGCGCAAGGAATTCTTGGTGAAGAAGACTGGCCAGAGATGTATCGCCGCTGGCTGGAAGCCCAGGATTTTCTTCAGCGGTAA
- a CDS encoding helix-turn-helix domain-containing protein encodes MISERLSSTLTLAELAREAGLSAAYFSQRFKSATGTSPHQYLLRLRVCKAKTLLDESEAPVIDIAAECGFQTQQHFARIFGRLTTKTPIECRRERQRLTLASTYASLTANHELGF; translated from the coding sequence ATGATCAGCGAACGTCTCTCGAGCACTCTGACTCTCGCCGAGTTGGCACGCGAGGCAGGCTTGAGCGCGGCGTACTTCTCTCAGCGGTTCAAGTCAGCCACCGGCACTTCGCCGCACCAATACTTGCTTCGACTTCGGGTTTGCAAGGCGAAGACACTCCTGGACGAGTCCGAGGCTCCGGTCATCGACATCGCCGCCGAATGCGGTTTTCAGACGCAGCAGCACTTTGCCCGGATCTTTGGCCGGTTGACAACCAAGACGCCGATAGAGTGCAGGCGAGAGCGGCAGCGTTTGACGCTCGCTTCCACCTACGCAAGCCTCACGGCGAATCACGAGTTGGGCTTCTAG
- a CDS encoding SDR family oxidoreductase, whose product MGKLTGKTAVVTGGNSGIGLATAKLFAQEGAQVFITGRRQEALNAAVKEIGHAATGIQGDVSNLGDLARLAEGLKAKGVVLDIIFANAGSGTFAPIADVSEEHYHKIFDTNVKGVVFTVQKLLPLMKDGGSIILNSSITESKGMDSFSMYSGAKAAVRNFARGWAADLKPRRIRVNAVSPGVVITPGYSAIGMNDDQIKEYAAASAAKTPSGRTGEPEEIAKAVLFLASDESSFVNAENLVVDGGFSLV is encoded by the coding sequence ATGGGCAAACTCACCGGGAAGACAGCAGTGGTTACGGGCGGCAATAGCGGTATTGGTTTAGCAACAGCGAAGCTCTTTGCTCAAGAGGGAGCGCAGGTCTTTATCACAGGACGCCGACAGGAGGCGCTAAACGCTGCTGTCAAGGAAATTGGACACGCCGCTACGGGCATCCAAGGGGACGTTTCCAATCTTGGAGATCTCGCACGACTCGCGGAAGGACTGAAGGCAAAGGGAGTGGTGTTGGATATCATCTTCGCAAACGCGGGCTCCGGGACTTTTGCGCCCATTGCAGATGTCAGCGAAGAACATTATCACAAGATTTTTGACACCAACGTCAAGGGCGTCGTCTTCACGGTCCAGAAACTTCTTCCATTGATGAAGGACGGCGGGTCCATCATCCTCAACTCTTCGATCACTGAAAGCAAAGGTATGGACTCATTCAGTATGTATTCGGGTGCGAAGGCTGCTGTGCGCAATTTCGCCCGAGGCTGGGCAGCCGACCTCAAGCCTAGACGGATTCGGGTAAATGCGGTCAGTCCAGGCGTTGTCATCACCCCTGGCTATAGTGCGATTGGCATGAACGACGACCAGATCAAGGAATATGCCGCCGCGTCAGCCGCGAAGACACCGTCTGGAAGGACTGGCGAACCGGAGGAGATAGCGAAGGCTGTCTTATTCCTCGCCTCGGATGAAAGCAGCTTTGTCAATGCTGAGAATCTTGTTGTGGATGGCGGCTTCTCGCTTGTCTAG
- a CDS encoding phthiocerol/phthiodiolone dimycocerosyl transferase family protein — protein sequence METNVPVRTLGCMEEYVWLLEQHSTRMALTCIEIDGVTTLSQWETALHFLQRKYANISLRVGKDHRERPFFFKSFDEGIPLRHLPLTDETDVLEECRHDMEHSFQDGSGPPLRVTLLLGKRRAVVILSAHHAFFDGIGLMNLIRDMLSSFAEQSEPLPLAPAPSIDALVGIPVPEDYISRRDADEDLLSKSAEKDTSHGLSVPPKVSRIQLSRELTKAIVECGRLQGTTANGILMASVLEIGRAVSERWRKKDVTCVVPVNVRSLFRQERAEGIIFGQKRFVFDLRQPNDFWDIARVCSEGVKEIRTVKGLVANLTPLHDFLAAERSIAEAVSLASAHSHDLMISNFGNFPGPTEFGSIRLRAVTPIVDSGDANAQTVMVATTSDVMSIVLVSPNPFPDLLPNLEKQLTHVFLSNTASVQEH from the coding sequence ATGGAAACCAATGTTCCGGTCCGAACGCTCGGATGTATGGAGGAGTATGTATGGCTACTAGAGCAGCATTCGACTCGCATGGCTCTCACCTGTATAGAAATCGATGGGGTGACCACCCTCTCGCAGTGGGAGACGGCGCTCCACTTTCTTCAGAGGAAGTATGCCAACATTTCATTACGCGTTGGCAAGGATCACAGAGAACGGCCGTTCTTTTTCAAATCCTTCGATGAGGGAATTCCGCTTCGACATCTACCGCTTACAGACGAAACGGATGTCTTGGAAGAATGCCGGCACGATATGGAGCATAGTTTCCAGGATGGAAGCGGCCCCCCCCTGCGGGTCACTCTTCTTCTTGGAAAGAGAAGAGCGGTGGTTATCCTCTCCGCTCATCACGCTTTCTTTGACGGCATCGGATTGATGAACCTCATTCGGGATATGCTTTCTTCTTTTGCGGAGCAATCAGAACCTTTGCCACTGGCACCAGCTCCGTCTATCGATGCGCTTGTAGGGATTCCCGTTCCCGAAGACTATATCTCTAGGCGTGACGCCGACGAAGACCTACTCTCGAAGTCCGCCGAGAAAGATACATCCCATGGTTTGTCTGTTCCGCCCAAAGTATCCAGGATTCAGCTTTCACGGGAGTTGACGAAGGCCATTGTGGAATGCGGCCGACTCCAGGGCACCACCGCCAACGGGATATTGATGGCGTCTGTCTTGGAAATTGGACGTGCTGTGAGCGAACGGTGGCGAAAGAAAGATGTAACATGCGTTGTACCGGTCAATGTTCGGTCTCTGTTTCGCCAAGAGCGAGCGGAAGGAATCATCTTTGGACAGAAGCGATTCGTCTTTGACTTACGGCAACCGAATGATTTTTGGGATATCGCCCGTGTTTGTAGTGAAGGAGTCAAAGAAATCCGCACGGTCAAAGGTCTTGTGGCAAACCTGACGCCGCTACACGACTTCCTCGCCGCGGAGCGCTCCATTGCGGAAGCCGTCTCGCTTGCGAGTGCTCACTCACACGATCTGATGATCTCCAACTTCGGCAACTTTCCTGGCCCCACGGAGTTCGGTTCTATCCGTCTGAGAGCAGTCACACCCATCGTGGACAGCGGCGACGCAAATGCTCAAACGGTGATGGTTGCGACAACTTCGGACGTCATGTCGATTGTATTGGTGAGCCCAAACCCGTTCCCAGACTTACTTCCCAATCTCGAGAAGCAACTCACACACGTTTTCTTGTCTAATACCGCGTCCGTCCAGGAGCATTAG
- a CDS encoding nuclear transport factor 2 family protein, with the protein MTAANGFEGDLLIRNLLELFNERNGITRRKLLSELWSENAVFIDPEGAHQGREKIDQAVERLFDSFPGFSFSVSGPVNPSMA; encoded by the coding sequence ATGACCGCAGCTAATGGTTTCGAAGGGGATCTTCTAATCCGGAACTTACTGGAGCTTTTCAACGAGAGGAATGGCATCACTCGTCGCAAGCTGTTGAGCGAGCTGTGGTCGGAGAACGCGGTCTTTATTGATCCGGAAGGAGCCCATCAAGGCCGGGAAAAGATCGACCAAGCCGTCGAAAGGCTTTTTGATTCCTTTCCAGGCTTCTCCTTCTCGGTTTCTGGGCCTGTTAATCCCAGCATGGCATAG
- a CDS encoding ABC transporter ATP-binding protein, with translation MTSFAIQTRSLTKTYGHGTRKVCAVDDLSLNVPSGSIYGLLGRNSAGKTSTIRMALGLARPTSGSLEVFGLQPFDDPDRVTVLQQVGYVPEDKGLSVGTPRRLFETNRAYYPNTWSDALARTLIERLELPLDTPGLKLSLGNKTKAALICAIAQRSPLLILDEPTIGLDPVVLDTLLSILVEECTSEGRTIFLSSHQLHEIERIADWIGIMDCGHLMLEGRLDDIRARFRRLTVSGSSLPQSGPSIVSVRPSGRGIEYILQQDPEAFAADLASNGATILDSAPLSLNDIFLELCRTRDGNEVEA, from the coding sequence ATGACCAGCTTTGCTATTCAGACTCGATCCCTAACCAAGACCTACGGACACGGCACCCGCAAAGTTTGTGCCGTCGATGACTTGTCTCTTAATGTGCCAAGCGGTTCTATCTACGGGCTATTAGGCCGCAATAGTGCGGGCAAAACTTCTACCATCCGCATGGCTCTCGGACTCGCCCGCCCCACCTCCGGGTCGCTTGAGGTCTTCGGCCTGCAGCCGTTTGACGACCCCGATCGAGTGACAGTGCTCCAACAGGTCGGCTATGTGCCTGAAGATAAGGGACTGTCTGTGGGAACTCCACGTCGACTGTTTGAGACCAATCGCGCCTACTATCCTAATACCTGGTCCGACGCGCTGGCTCGCACCCTTATTGAGCGGCTGGAGCTTCCACTTGATACGCCGGGGTTAAAACTCTCTCTGGGAAACAAGACCAAGGCCGCACTGATATGCGCTATTGCTCAGCGCTCTCCGCTCCTGATCCTTGACGAACCCACGATCGGCCTTGATCCCGTCGTCCTTGACACTTTGCTCAGTATCCTTGTGGAAGAATGTACGAGTGAAGGTCGTACGATCTTCCTTTCCAGTCATCAACTGCACGAAATAGAACGGATCGCGGACTGGATTGGCATCATGGATTGCGGCCATCTTATGCTGGAAGGCCGGCTTGACGATATTCGCGCTCGCTTCCGGCGCCTTACAGTCTCCGGCAGTTCTTTGCCACAGAGCGGCCCATCCATTGTCTCCGTCCGTCCGTCCGGACGTGGCATCGAATACATCCTTCAGCAAGATCCTGAAGCATTTGCTGCCGATCTCGCGAGCAATGGTGCCACCATCCTCGACAGCGCCCCACTCTCCTTGAATGACATCTTTCTCGAGCTATGCCGTACACGAGACGGTAACGAGGTTGAGGCATGA